A region from the Cryptosporangium arvum DSM 44712 genome encodes:
- a CDS encoding SDR family NAD(P)-dependent oxidoreductase has translation MDSLIGKVAVVTGATSGIGVDVARAFVAEGANVVLAGRRRELGEALAGELGPAASFTATDVSDEGAVAALLDLTVERHGRLDVLVNNAGSPSQLGSIEDVDAAAFRAAHEVNLMGALYGIKHATGHLRRQGSGGSIINMASITGTRAVYAGVAYSTSKAALISLSQWAAAELGSYGIRVNCISPGFVTTGRFGKAAGVAEETAQARLSALEAYAREQARSLQALPRPGFGPDVAGAAVYLAGDASAYVTGHDLVVDGGLSLGQPLEAMVRLRDAMAAIYLS, from the coding sequence ATGGATTCACTGATCGGGAAGGTTGCCGTCGTCACGGGTGCGACCAGCGGAATCGGGGTGGATGTGGCGCGCGCGTTCGTGGCCGAAGGGGCGAACGTCGTCCTGGCCGGACGCCGCCGGGAGTTGGGCGAGGCGCTGGCCGGGGAACTCGGACCGGCGGCGTCTTTCACGGCGACCGACGTGTCGGACGAAGGTGCCGTCGCCGCGCTCCTGGACCTCACCGTCGAACGGCACGGGCGTCTGGATGTTCTCGTCAACAACGCCGGGTCGCCGTCACAGTTGGGCAGCATCGAAGACGTGGACGCCGCGGCGTTCCGCGCCGCCCACGAGGTCAACCTCATGGGTGCGCTGTACGGGATCAAGCACGCCACCGGGCATCTGCGCAGGCAGGGGAGCGGCGGCAGCATCATCAACATGGCCAGCATCACGGGGACGCGGGCCGTCTACGCCGGTGTCGCCTACTCGACCTCGAAGGCCGCGCTCATCAGCCTCTCGCAATGGGCAGCCGCCGAGTTGGGCAGCTACGGGATCCGGGTCAACTGCATCTCGCCGGGCTTCGTCACGACGGGACGCTTCGGCAAGGCCGCCGGCGTCGCCGAGGAGACGGCGCAGGCCCGCCTCTCGGCGCTCGAGGCGTACGCACGTGAGCAGGCCCGCTCCCTGCAGGCCCTGCCTCGGCCCGGTTTCGGCCCGGACGTTGCCGGAGCGGCCGTCTATCTCGCCGGCGATGCGAGTGCCTACGTGACGGGTCACGACCTGGTGGTCGACGGCGGCCTGTCCCTCGGGCAGCCGCTCGAGGCCATGGTGCGGCTCCGCGACGCGATGGCCGCCATCTATCTCAGCTGA
- a CDS encoding AfsR/SARP family transcriptional regulator, whose protein sequence is MVRFTLLGPVRAVTDAGDLTLGSPQQRGLLSLLLLRNTPVPIEDVVDALWGAEPPPSAHSTVRTYAARLRQVLPAAEAELRRSASGYSLVRHRAEVDADEFDLLVRRARVARRSGDMTETAAALRRALDLWAGPALGGVHAEFAAAQRTRLEESYRTAREQWFDAELALGRHEAICADLGAAVAERPMDARLTELWMTALHRSGRTVEALEAFRRLRTRLHQELGIEPGPELQRLHQRLLRGDEVVVPPTGPDEPRSVRPDQTPPDIQDFTGRRAEVDRLRHILTRDGAALAGITGLGGSGKSTLAVHVAHLFAEHFPDGRVHLDLGARTGRPMGVHEALGSLLRTVRPGVSVPDTVAERSALWRTIASGRRMLVVLDDADSSAQVEPLLPACAVIVTATRRLLRLSAVSWLRLGPLSDDESLNLLGEIAGHHRIAVEPDPASELVAACSGHPLSVRVAAARLLDRPMWTVERIVAQLDEDFREPVVMHEDCKIVDEPMRRAEGRLDAVVATVFRLGALLVTPVRGVDDVTAMTGLPRAEAHAALEDLVDADLLQAVGAETYRYSPLVQAFARRRAQQVEGPDRCRAALAGLVGAHRDHRSEASRALV, encoded by the coding sequence ATGGTGCGTTTCACTCTGCTCGGCCCGGTTCGGGCGGTCACGGACGCCGGCGACCTCACCCTCGGTTCGCCTCAGCAGCGCGGACTGTTGAGCCTGCTGCTCCTGCGGAACACGCCCGTGCCCATCGAGGACGTGGTCGACGCTCTGTGGGGTGCAGAGCCGCCGCCGTCGGCGCACAGCACCGTGCGCACCTACGCCGCCCGGTTACGGCAGGTCCTTCCCGCTGCGGAAGCGGAGCTCCGGCGATCAGCGAGTGGCTACTCCCTCGTGCGGCACCGAGCCGAGGTCGACGCGGACGAGTTCGATCTTCTGGTACGCCGGGCGCGCGTCGCCCGGCGATCCGGCGACATGACGGAGACCGCGGCGGCCCTGCGTCGAGCGTTGGACCTGTGGGCCGGGCCGGCCCTCGGCGGCGTGCACGCTGAATTCGCCGCCGCCCAGCGCACCCGCTTGGAAGAGTCCTACCGCACGGCCCGTGAGCAGTGGTTCGACGCCGAGCTGGCGCTCGGTCGACACGAGGCGATCTGCGCAGATCTGGGTGCGGCGGTCGCCGAACGGCCGATGGATGCACGTCTCACCGAGCTGTGGATGACCGCTCTGCATCGCAGCGGCCGGACCGTGGAGGCGCTCGAGGCGTTCCGGCGGTTGCGGACCCGCCTGCACCAGGAGCTCGGCATCGAGCCCGGTCCGGAGCTCCAGCGGCTGCACCAGCGGTTGCTGCGGGGTGACGAGGTGGTCGTTCCGCCGACCGGGCCGGACGAGCCGCGGTCCGTCCGGCCCGACCAGACGCCCCCCGACATCCAGGACTTCACCGGCCGTCGAGCCGAGGTCGACCGGCTGCGCCACATCCTCACCCGGGACGGCGCAGCGCTGGCCGGCATCACCGGTCTCGGGGGCTCGGGCAAGTCGACCCTGGCCGTACACGTGGCTCACCTGTTCGCCGAGCACTTCCCGGACGGCCGGGTGCACCTGGACCTGGGTGCTCGCACCGGACGACCGATGGGCGTCCACGAGGCGCTCGGATCACTGCTCCGCACCGTGCGGCCGGGCGTCTCCGTGCCGGACACGGTGGCCGAGCGCTCCGCCCTGTGGCGCACGATCGCGTCCGGCCGCCGGATGCTGGTGGTTCTCGACGATGCCGACAGCAGTGCTCAAGTCGAGCCGCTGTTGCCGGCCTGCGCCGTGATCGTCACGGCGACACGCCGGCTGCTGCGGTTGTCCGCGGTGTCCTGGCTGCGGCTCGGGCCGCTCAGCGACGACGAGTCGCTGAACCTGCTGGGCGAGATCGCCGGGCACCACCGGATCGCCGTCGAGCCGGACCCGGCTTCCGAGCTGGTGGCCGCCTGCTCGGGCCACCCGCTGTCGGTGCGCGTCGCCGCCGCCCGGCTCCTGGACAGGCCGATGTGGACGGTCGAGCGGATCGTGGCGCAGCTGGACGAGGATTTTCGCGAGCCGGTCGTCATGCACGAGGACTGCAAGATCGTCGACGAGCCGATGCGCCGGGCGGAGGGTCGGCTCGATGCGGTGGTGGCCACCGTCTTCCGCCTGGGCGCCCTCCTCGTCACGCCGGTGCGCGGCGTGGACGACGTGACCGCGATGACCGGACTGCCGCGCGCCGAGGCGCACGCCGCACTGGAAGACCTGGTGGACGCTGATCTGCTCCAGGCGGTCGGTGCCGAGACCTATCGGTACTCACCCCTCGTTCAGGCCTTCGCGCGACGCCGTGCCCAGCAGGTCGAGGGGCCGGACCGTTGCCGCGCGGCGCTGGCCGGCCTGGTCGGCGCTCACCGTGATCACCGCAGCGAAGCGAGCCGCGCGCTGGTGTGA